The following are encoded in a window of Mycolicibacterium tusciae JS617 genomic DNA:
- a CDS encoding amino acid ABC transporter permease, with product MEVFRAGAFFDAFLVTVQLTLFSALWALIIGTALAAMRLSPVPVLRWLGTSYVNIVRNTPLTLIILFTSLGLYTSLGVVLADPGSPTFLVDNNFRLAVLGLSIYTASFVCETLRSGVNTIPLGQAEAARSLGFTFSQNLRLVLLPQAFRATIIPMGSVLIALTKNTTIASVIGVAEASLLMSEWVENSSALLLIGSLFAAGFVALTLPLGLLFGWMGKRMAVAR from the coding sequence ATGGAGGTCTTCAGGGCCGGCGCGTTCTTCGACGCGTTCTTGGTCACCGTTCAGTTGACGTTGTTCTCGGCCCTGTGGGCGCTGATCATCGGCACGGCACTGGCGGCAATGCGGTTGTCACCGGTGCCGGTGCTCCGCTGGCTCGGTACCAGCTACGTGAACATTGTGCGCAACACCCCGTTGACCCTGATCATCCTGTTCACCTCGCTGGGTCTGTACACATCGCTGGGTGTCGTGTTGGCCGATCCGGGTTCACCGACGTTCCTGGTGGACAACAACTTCCGGCTGGCGGTGCTCGGCTTGTCGATCTACACGGCATCGTTCGTCTGCGAGACGCTGCGCTCGGGGGTCAACACGATCCCGTTGGGACAGGCCGAGGCCGCCCGGTCACTGGGATTCACCTTCAGCCAGAACCTGAGGCTGGTCCTGCTGCCTCAGGCGTTCCGGGCGACGATCATCCCCATGGGTTCGGTGCTGATCGCCCTGACCAAGAACACGACGATTGCGTCGGTTATCGGCGTGGCCGAGGCGTCGCTGTTGATGTCGGAGTGGGTTGAGAACTCGTCGGCGCTGCTCCTGATCGGCAGTCTGTTCGCGGCCGGATTCGTCGCGCTGACACTGCCATTGGGCCTGTTGTTCGGCTGGATGGGCAAGCGGATGGCGGTCGCCAGATGA
- a CDS encoding amino acid ABC transporter permease has translation MSGSSVLFDAPGPRARVRNHLVTAVTVLVVGAVLVFVGLALWAKDQLQWAKWEPFITPNVWENYIIPGIEGTLKAAALSIVLAGILGVALGVGRLSTHAWISRPCAVFVEFFRAVPVLIMMIFAYFLYSRYNLIDSEYSTLAGVVTGLTLYNGAVIAEIVRAGVNALPRGQSEAASSLGMRWGQTMRSILLPQAITSMLPVLISQLVVVLKDTALGVAITYPELVSQGQNVGAAFTNYLPALIVIAILMIVVNFTLSSFAVWLEGRLRRSRRAPTPLDPESIEQEGAPGAKVKVAEPGGSI, from the coding sequence ATGAGCGGATCGTCCGTCCTCTTCGATGCACCGGGCCCGCGCGCGAGGGTTCGCAACCATCTCGTGACCGCGGTCACCGTGCTGGTCGTCGGAGCGGTGCTTGTCTTCGTCGGCCTCGCACTGTGGGCGAAAGACCAACTGCAGTGGGCGAAGTGGGAGCCGTTCATCACGCCGAACGTCTGGGAGAACTACATCATCCCCGGGATCGAGGGCACGCTGAAGGCCGCCGCGCTGTCGATCGTGCTTGCGGGAATCCTAGGCGTCGCACTCGGAGTCGGGCGTCTTTCGACGCACGCGTGGATCAGTCGGCCATGCGCGGTGTTCGTCGAATTCTTCCGCGCCGTACCCGTGCTGATCATGATGATCTTCGCGTATTTCCTCTACTCCAGGTACAACCTCATCGACTCCGAGTACTCCACGCTGGCGGGTGTGGTGACCGGCCTGACGCTGTACAACGGCGCGGTCATCGCCGAGATCGTCCGGGCCGGGGTGAATGCGCTGCCCCGTGGACAGTCCGAGGCCGCATCGTCGCTCGGCATGCGGTGGGGCCAGACCATGCGCTCGATCCTGCTGCCGCAAGCGATTACGTCGATGCTTCCGGTGCTGATATCGCAGTTGGTCGTCGTCCTCAAGGACACGGCGCTTGGCGTCGCCATCACCTACCCCGAGTTGGTGTCGCAGGGACAGAACGTCGGCGCGGCGTTCACCAACTATCTGCCGGCACTCATCGTCATCGCGATCCTGATGATCGTCGTCAACTTCACGCTGTCGTCGTTCGCGGTGTGGTTGGAAGGAAGACTGCGCCGGTCACGCCGCGCTCCGACCCCGCTCGACCCGGAGTCAATCGAGCAGGAGGGCGCACCCGGCGCGAAGGTGAAGGTGGCAGAACCGGGCGGCTCGATCTGA
- a CDS encoding LLM class F420-dependent oxidoreductase, translated as MLLSAKIAPTFDYPVLHEFWSRADELGFHSVANYDHFYGLADMSDPTYEGWTSLAAMAGVVTRARVGCMVTGVTYRHPAVLAKMAVTVDHISGGRLDFGLGAGWHEEEHRGYGLDFPSPGVRVEMLDEALTVIRRLWTEDAVTFDGRHYRLRDALANPKPLQKPHPPIVIGGEKPKMLRVIARHADEWNVPSHGDVAAWAKTSALLDDACAEVGRDPAEIRRSIQLFVLPAKDGHLEEQLARLPELASLGCDHAVLSFYQPPSVGQLQRCAELI; from the coding sequence ATGCTGCTATCGGCCAAGATCGCCCCGACATTCGACTATCCGGTGCTCCACGAGTTCTGGTCGCGGGCTGACGAGCTGGGATTCCATTCGGTCGCCAACTACGACCACTTCTACGGGCTGGCGGATATGTCGGACCCGACGTATGAGGGGTGGACGTCGTTGGCTGCCATGGCCGGCGTGGTCACCCGGGCCCGCGTCGGTTGCATGGTCACCGGTGTGACGTACCGCCATCCGGCGGTGCTGGCGAAGATGGCGGTGACGGTCGATCACATCAGCGGCGGGCGGCTGGATTTCGGGTTGGGCGCGGGCTGGCATGAAGAGGAACACCGCGGATACGGCCTCGACTTTCCGAGCCCGGGCGTGCGGGTTGAGATGCTCGACGAGGCACTCACCGTCATTCGACGCCTATGGACCGAGGATGCTGTCACGTTCGACGGCCGCCACTATCGCCTACGCGATGCGCTGGCCAATCCGAAACCGCTGCAGAAGCCGCACCCGCCGATCGTCATCGGCGGCGAAAAACCGAAGATGCTGCGCGTCATCGCCCGTCACGCCGACGAATGGAACGTCCCGAGCCACGGCGACGTTGCGGCCTGGGCGAAAACCAGTGCCCTGCTCGACGACGCATGTGCTGAGGTCGGCCGCGATCCCGCCGAGATCCGGCGCTCGATACAACTGTTCGTCCTGCCCGCCAAGGACGGTCACCTCGAGGAGCAGCTGGCCCGGCTGCCGGAGCTGGCAAGTCTTGGCTGCGACCACGCGGTGCTGTCGTTCTACCAGCCGCCGTCGGTGGGCCAGCTGCAGCGCTGCGCCGAACTGATCTAG
- the recX gene encoding recombination regulator RecX: protein MSNPCPSPSTSEASREEQARALCLRLLTARARTRAELEGQLAKRGYPDDVSATVLDRLAHVGLVDDADFAEQWVRSRRVHAGKGKRALAAELRNKGVDSEVIASALADIDAGAERQRAEQLIRDKLRREKLGDDDLKLTRRLVGMLARRGYPQTMAFDVVSVELATERERRRV, encoded by the coding sequence ATGTCGAACCCCTGCCCGTCCCCGTCGACTTCTGAGGCCTCTCGCGAGGAGCAGGCGCGGGCGTTGTGTCTGCGCCTGCTCACTGCGAGGGCACGTACCCGCGCCGAACTCGAGGGACAGCTGGCCAAGCGGGGGTACCCCGACGATGTCAGCGCCACGGTGCTCGATCGACTGGCGCACGTCGGGTTGGTCGATGACGCAGACTTCGCCGAGCAATGGGTCCGCTCGCGGCGGGTGCACGCGGGGAAAGGCAAGCGCGCCTTAGCCGCCGAGCTGCGCAACAAGGGCGTGGACAGCGAGGTGATCGCCTCCGCGTTGGCCGACATCGACGCGGGTGCCGAACGTCAGCGCGCCGAACAGCTGATTCGTGACAAGCTGCGTCGCGAGAAGCTCGGTGACGACGACCTCAAGCTGACGCGCAGGTTGGTGGGGATGCTGGCTCGCCGCGGCTACCCCCAGACCATGGCGTTCGACGTTGTCAGTGTCGAGTTGGCCACCGAACGGGAGCGACGCCGGGTGTAG
- the recA gene encoding recombinase RecA: protein MAQAPDREKALDLALAQIEKSHGKGSVMRLGDEVRQPISVIPTGSIALDVALGIGGLPRGRVVEIYGPESSGKTTVALHAVANAQAAGGIAAFIDAEHALDPEYAKKLGVDTDSLLVSQPDTGEQALEIADMLIRSGALDILVIDSVAALVPRAEIEGEMGDSHVGLQARLMSQALRKITGALSNSGTTAIFINQLREKIGVMFGSPETTTGGKALKFYASIRLDVRRIETLKDGTDAVGNRTRCKVVKNKMAPPFKQAEFDILYGKGISKEGSLIDMGVEHGFVRKSGSWFTYEGEQLGQGKENARNFLLENGEVANEIEKKIKEKLGIGAVLTDDSANGPANVEPLPVPVDF from the coding sequence ATGGCGCAAGCCCCAGATCGCGAGAAGGCCCTAGACCTGGCACTCGCGCAGATCGAGAAGAGTCACGGCAAAGGCTCGGTGATGCGGCTCGGCGACGAGGTACGCCAGCCCATCTCAGTCATCCCGACCGGTTCCATCGCCCTGGACGTGGCGCTGGGCATCGGCGGGCTGCCGCGCGGCCGAGTCGTCGAGATCTATGGCCCGGAGTCCTCGGGTAAGACCACCGTCGCGCTGCACGCGGTGGCCAACGCGCAGGCCGCCGGCGGTATCGCGGCCTTCATCGACGCCGAGCACGCGCTGGACCCGGAGTACGCCAAGAAGCTGGGTGTGGACACCGATTCGCTGCTGGTCTCTCAGCCCGACACCGGCGAGCAGGCACTGGAGATCGCCGACATGCTGATCCGCTCCGGCGCGCTTGACATTCTGGTCATCGACTCGGTGGCGGCGCTGGTGCCCCGCGCCGAGATCGAGGGTGAGATGGGCGATAGCCACGTCGGCCTGCAGGCCCGGCTGATGAGCCAGGCACTGCGAAAAATCACCGGTGCGCTGAGCAATTCGGGCACCACCGCGATCTTCATCAACCAGCTCCGCGAAAAAATCGGCGTGATGTTCGGAAGTCCAGAAACGACAACGGGTGGAAAGGCGTTGAAGTTCTACGCCTCAATTCGACTGGACGTCAGGAGAATTGAAACCCTCAAGGACGGCACCGACGCGGTCGGCAACCGTACTCGCTGCAAGGTCGTCAAGAACAAGATGGCGCCGCCGTTCAAGCAGGCCGAGTTCGACATCCTCTACGGCAAGGGCATCTCCAAGGAGGGCTCGCTCATCGACATGGGTGTTGAGCACGGCTTCGTCCGTAAGTCCGGCTCCTGGTTCACCTACGAGGGTGAGCAGCTGGGTCAGGGCAAGGAGAACGCGCGGAACTTCTTGCTGGAGAACGGCGAAGTGGCCAACGAGATCGAGAAGAAGATCAAGGAAAAGCTCGGTATCGGCGCTGTGCTGACCGACGACTCCGCCAATGGCCCCGCCAATGTCGAACCCCTGCCCGTCCCCGTCGACTTCTGA
- a CDS encoding hydrogenase maturation nickel metallochaperone HypA, with protein MHEMAITQSVVDAVCEHAAGRRVHSVKLEVGALCALVPDSMQFCFELATAGTVADGAHLDVDVQPGAAHCRTCGQRFVLPDLILLCPCGSADVDVVAGRDLKILSMEVS; from the coding sequence GTGCACGAAATGGCGATAACCCAGAGTGTTGTCGACGCGGTATGTGAGCACGCCGCAGGTCGACGAGTGCACAGCGTCAAGTTGGAGGTCGGGGCGCTATGCGCGCTCGTACCCGACTCCATGCAGTTTTGCTTCGAGCTGGCCACCGCGGGCACCGTCGCCGATGGTGCGCATCTCGACGTGGACGTCCAGCCGGGCGCGGCGCACTGCCGCACTTGCGGTCAGAGGTTCGTACTACCGGACCTGATCCTGTTGTGTCCCTGCGGCAGTGCCGATGTCGACGTGGTCGCCGGGCGCGACCTGAAGATCCTCTCGATGGAAGTGAGTTGA